One segment of Macrotis lagotis isolate mMagLag1 chromosome 1, bilby.v1.9.chrom.fasta, whole genome shotgun sequence DNA contains the following:
- the LOC141509060 gene encoding aflatoxin B1 aldehyde reductase member 2-like translates to MLSAGSRAAARGAPAAAAAFAMSRGPGAARALPASVLGTMEMGRRMDAPASAAAVRAFLERGHRELDTAFMYSEGRSESIVGSLGLGLGDGGGPAKIATKANPWDGKSLRAESVRSQLETSLQRLQCSRVDLFYLHAPDHNTPVEETLQACNELYQEGKFVELGLSNFASWEVAEICTLCKLRDWVLPTVYQGMYNATTRQVETELFPCLRHFGLRFYAYNPLAGGLLTGKYKYEDKDKKQPEGRFFGNSWAETYRNRFWKEHHFQAISLVEKALAASYGVNPPSMTSAALRWMYHHSQLQGALGDAVILGMSSVEQLQQNLAASEEGPLEPGVVKAFEQAWDLVAHECPNYFR, encoded by the exons ATGCTGAGCGCCGGGTCTCGCGCCGCCGCCCGCGgagcccccgccgccgccgctgccttCGCCATGTCCCGCGGCCCCGGGGCGGCCCGGGCCCTGCCGGCCTCCGTGCTGGGCACCATGGAGATGGGCCGGCGCATGGACGCTCCGGCCAGCGCGGCCGCCGTGCGCGCCTTCCTGGAGCGCGGCCACCGCGAGCTGGACACGGCCTTCATGTACAGCGAGGGCCGCTCCGAGAGCATCGTGGGCAGCCTGGGCCTGGGGCTGGGCGACGGCGGCGGCCCAG CGAAAATTGCCACCAAAGCCAATCCCTGGGATGGGAAGTCTCTCAGGGCTGAGAGTGTCCGGTCCCAACTGGAGACCTCCCTGCAACGGCTGCAGTGCTCCCGAGTGGATCTCTTCTACCTGCACGCACCGGACCACAACACGCCTGTGGAGGAGACACTGCAGGCCTGCAACGAGCTGTACCAGGAG GGTAAGTTTGTAGAACTTGGTCTCTCCAACTTTGCCTCCTGGGAAGTCGCTGAGATCTGCACCCTCTGTAAGCTCCGTGACTGGGTGCTTCCCACAGTGTACCAG ggCATGTACAACGCCACCACCAGGCAAGTGGAGACAGAGCTGTTCCCCTGCCTGCGTCACTTTGGATTGCGGTTCTATGCCTACAACCCTTTGGCTG GTGGCCTCCTGACTGGCAAATACAAATATGAAGACAAGGACAAAAAGCAGCCCGAGGGCCGGTTCTTTGGGAATAGCTGGGCTGAGACCTACAGGAATCG CTTCTGGAAGGAACATCACTTTCAAGCCATTTCTCTTGTGGAGAAAGCCCTGGCAGCCTCTTATGGGGTCAACCCTCCCAGCATGACCTCAGCAGCCCTCAGATGGATGTACCACCACTCCCAGCTACAG GGCGCCCTTGGGGACGCCGTTATCCTAGGCATGTCCAGTGTGGAACAGCTGCAGCAGAACCTGGCAGCATCAGAGGAGGGCCCACTGGAGCCTGGAGTGGTGAAGGCCTTTGAACAGGCCTGGGACCTCGTGGCCCATGAATGTCCCAATTACTTCCGTTAG
- the MRTO4 gene encoding mRNA turnover protein 4 homolog isoform X1, which produces MPKSKRDKKVSLTKTAKKGLELKQNLIEELRKCVDIYKYIFIFSVANMRNSKLKDIRSAWKHSRIFFGKNKVMMVALGRGPSDEYKDNLHQVSKKLRGEVGLLFTNRTKKEVNEWFNKYSEMDYARAGNKATFTVSLDAGPLEQFPHSMEPQLRQLGLPTALKKGVVTLISDYQVCKEGDVLTPEQARVLKLFGFEMAEFRVNIKYLWQAESGKFEHLGEDTEEDKDDDDGDNSSSKESEDSEDDD; this is translated from the exons ATGCCCAAGTCCAAACGCGACAAGAAAG tttccttaacaaaGACCGCCAAGAAGGGCTTAGAACTCAAACAAAACCTGATAGAAGAG CTTCGAAAATGTGTGGACATCTACAAATACATTTTCATCTTCTCAGTGGCAAACATGAGGAACAGCAAACTGAAGGATATCAGGAGTGCCTGGAAGCACAGCCG GATTTTCTTTGGCAAGAACAAAGTTATGATGGTGGCTTTGGGTCGAGGACCTTCTGATGAATATAAGGACAATCTGCACCAG GTCAGCAAGAAGCTGAGGGGTGAGGTCGGTCTCTTGTTTACCAACAGAACAAAGAAGGAAGTGAATGA GTGGTTCAATAAGTATTCAGAGATGGATTATGCCCGGGCTGGTAACAAAGCGACTTTCACCGTCAGTCTGGATGCGGGACCGCTGGAGCAGTTCCCCCACTCAATGGAGCCTCAGTTGAGGCAGCTTGGTCTGCCCACTGCTCTCAAGAAAG GTGTGGTGACCTTGATCTCGGACTATCAAGTGTGTAAAGAGGGCGACGTGCTGACCCCTGAGCAGGCCCGAGTCCTG AAGCTGTTTGGGTTCGAAATGGCAGAGTTTAGGGTTAACATCAAATACCTGTGGCAAGCTGAGTCAGGGAAGTTTGAGCATCTTGGGGAAGACACAGAGGAGGACAAGGATGATGACGATGGTGACAATAGCTCTTCAAAGGAATCTGAAGACTCAGAGGATGACGACTGA
- the MRTO4 gene encoding mRNA turnover protein 4 homolog isoform X2, producing MRNSKLKDIRSAWKHSRIFFGKNKVMMVALGRGPSDEYKDNLHQVSKKLRGEVGLLFTNRTKKEVNEWFNKYSEMDYARAGNKATFTVSLDAGPLEQFPHSMEPQLRQLGLPTALKKGVVTLISDYQVCKEGDVLTPEQARVLKLFGFEMAEFRVNIKYLWQAESGKFEHLGEDTEEDKDDDDGDNSSSKESEDSEDDD from the exons ATGAGGAACAGCAAACTGAAGGATATCAGGAGTGCCTGGAAGCACAGCCG GATTTTCTTTGGCAAGAACAAAGTTATGATGGTGGCTTTGGGTCGAGGACCTTCTGATGAATATAAGGACAATCTGCACCAG GTCAGCAAGAAGCTGAGGGGTGAGGTCGGTCTCTTGTTTACCAACAGAACAAAGAAGGAAGTGAATGA GTGGTTCAATAAGTATTCAGAGATGGATTATGCCCGGGCTGGTAACAAAGCGACTTTCACCGTCAGTCTGGATGCGGGACCGCTGGAGCAGTTCCCCCACTCAATGGAGCCTCAGTTGAGGCAGCTTGGTCTGCCCACTGCTCTCAAGAAAG GTGTGGTGACCTTGATCTCGGACTATCAAGTGTGTAAAGAGGGCGACGTGCTGACCCCTGAGCAGGCCCGAGTCCTG AAGCTGTTTGGGTTCGAAATGGCAGAGTTTAGGGTTAACATCAAATACCTGTGGCAAGCTGAGTCAGGGAAGTTTGAGCATCTTGGGGAAGACACAGAGGAGGACAAGGATGATGACGATGGTGACAATAGCTCTTCAAAGGAATCTGAAGACTCAGAGGATGACGACTGA